From Arvicanthis niloticus isolate mArvNil1 chromosome 22, mArvNil1.pat.X, whole genome shotgun sequence, the proteins below share one genomic window:
- the LOC143436007 gene encoding rho GTPase-activating protein 20-like: protein MEQMHQTLLCQGPVEIKSYNERKKRYLSLFNDVLVVSSNLKRKKFKIKCIFPLNNLWALDDVFLVRRKENCSSKTLYISWPTGNFYVIFRSKDEKDQWYYFLKRAIDKAKKGIKKTFSLQIFTENIPTCDSPLCVPATTIDTVNDIMKKLLPMIRVPVSYFQVTLS, encoded by the exons ATGGAACAAATGCATCAAACCTTGCTGTGCCAAGGCCCTGTGGAAATCAAGAGCTACAacgaaaggaagaaaagatatcTATCCTTATTTAATGATGTTCTGGTTGTGTCTAGCAACCT gaaaaggaagaagtttAAGATAAAGTGTATATTCCCACTGAATAACCTGTGGGCCTTGGATGATGTGTTCCTtgtcagaagaaaggaaaactgtaGTTCCAAGACCCTTTACATATCTTGGCCCACTGGAAATTTTTATGTCATCTTTCG TTCGAAAGACGAGAAAGATCAATGGTATTATTTTCTGAAAAG AGCCATTGATAAAGCCAAGAAGGGTATCAAGAAAACATTCTCACTGCAGATATTCACCGAGAACATCCCAACCTGTGACAGT CCTTTATGTGTACCAGCAACAACCATCGATACGGTGAATGATATAATGAAGAAGCTACTACCGATGATTAGAGTGCCTGTGAGTTATTTTCAAGTTACTTTGAGTTAa